The genomic window GCCACATAGCAGCTGAAAACCGGACAAGCCAAGCCGGATTCAAATGCACCGCTTGCGGCCATGAAGCCAATGCAGACGTAAATGCAGCATGTAACATCTTAGCGGCAGGATATGCCGTGTTAGCCTGTGGAGAGATAGTGCAACCAGACTTCTCGATGAATCAGGAACCCGCCGAAGCGATTCAAGCATACGCCTGAACGCCGTAGGAATCCCCGTCGTTCACGGCGGGGAGGATGTCAATCTGCCGGACACGCGATAACCGTCGGTCCGTTATGATAAAATCGATGTCACTTCGAGAGATGATATATCCCTCCTTTCAAGGAGTGTTGTGTGAGCGAAATTGTGCTGGTCATAGTAGGTGACGGCGGACATTCGAAGGTCGTTTGCGAGAGTGCTCGCGCAGCGGGTCTCTCAAACTTATGTGTCATTGATGAAAATGCCGGAGACAGCCTTGAGCGCACGGCTGCGACCGCGACTCATTTCTTGGTCGCCATCGGCGACAACGAAACGCGAGCGCGCGTTTTCGAGCGTGCGCTGGCCGCAGGTCTCCTCCCTTATTCCCTCATCGATCCGACAGCTGTCGTCGCTTCTTCGGCGGTCATAGGCCGCGGCGTGTTCATAGCCCCGCGTGCCGTCGTCAATCCTTTTGCAACGATAGAAGATGATGCGATTATCAACACCGGTGCCATCGTCGAGCATGATTGCGTCGTGTCGGCTCACGGTTTCGTCGCCCCCGGTGCGGTGATGTGCGGAGCCTGCCGACTCGGTGAGTACGCTTTTCTCGGTGCCAATGCGACGATGATTCCGCTCGTCGAGCTCGGGAGACATTCGATAGCCGGAGCGGGGGCGACGATAACGAAAAGTTTCGGTGATTTCGTGCTCGTCTCAGACACTCCGGCTCAAAAGAGGAAGGCCGTATCCTCTTGAACGAATCTTTTGCCACATCCATGCAATGGCCGGGGTGGCCGGTAATCCCCGCGGAAGGCATCGAGGCGGTAAGCCGCGTGCTGAGTAGCGGAAAGATAAACTACTGGACCGGCAACGAATGCAAATCGTTCGAACATGCGTACGCCGCATATGTCGGCGTGCCCTATGCGTTGGCCGTTGCCAACGGGACGCTTGCTCTCGAATTGGCTCTCTCGGCATTCGGCGTGGGCGAGGGCGATGAAGTCATCGTGCCTTCGCGCACGTTCATCGCCACCGCCAGCGCGGTCGTGCGCGTGGGCGCCATTCCCGTCATCGCCGACATCGATCCCTCCACTAACAATTTGACGGCGCTGTCGGTGGCCCAGGTACTCACCCCGCGTACAAAGGCGATTATATGCGTTCATCTCGGTGGGTATCCCGTCGACATGGATTCGGTGATTTCTCTAGCCGAGCAAGTGGGCGCCGTCGTCATAGAGGATTGCGGGCAGGCGCACGGTGCGACCTATAAAGGTCGCGCAATCGGCTCGTTGGGAGATGCCGGTTGTTTTTCATTTTGCCAGGATAAGATTTTGCCGCTCGGCGAAGGGGGCCTCATCACCTTCAAAGACGAAGCGGCCTATAAATGCGCTTGGGCGCAAAGAGATCACGGTCGTTCGTATGATAAGGCGCACGACACGAGTGTCGGATCGAATTCCGCCGAGTTCGAATACCTGACCGATCGGTTCGGGACGAATGCCCGTCTCGGAGAGATGGAGGGCGCGCTCGGGCGGGTCATGTTGGATTATTTGGACGAATATCATGAGCAGCGCACGGTCAACGCGAATCATCTCGCCCGCGCATTCGAAGACATACGGGGAATCAGAGCGCTCGTGCCGAGCGCGTGTGAAACGGCCTCGGGCACGAACCATGCGTTTTATCGCCTCTATGCGCGCATCGACGTGAAAAATTTGAAAAGTGATTGGTCGCGCAATCGAGTCATTGCTGAAATAAACAGGAGAGGCGCACCCTGCCAGTACGGCTCGAGTGCTCTCATCGGCAAAGAACAGGCGTTTCAACGCTTTGCCGACGTGAATCGGGAATCACTGGTCGGAGCACACGTCGCAGATGCGGAATCCATCGTATTTTACGTGCATCCGACGCTTAACGAGCAGCATATGGCGCATGTCGCAGATGTCGTTTCCGCGGTCCTGTTCGAGGCGATGTCCGGTGAGTGAAACGGATAGTTGCGGACGAAGTCGCTATGTGGATTAAGTGGATACCTTCGCAGCGGATTGCGCTTAGTTCCTCTGGGCGTCATTCTGTGCGGTATAGATTATTTTAGGGGCATGCTCGGTCTTTTTCTTGCAAGATTTCGTTCACACTCTCTCCCGTGAAAATCATCGGGTGTCATGTCATAATGAGGGACATGGACATCGACGAAAAAACCAACAAACACAAAGGTCAGTTTATCACACGCAAAGCACACGCCTACACGCCGATTCAGCGTGCGCTCGTCGTGCTTGCGGGAGTGATTACCGCTTGTATCATTGCCGGCATCGTGACTTTTTGTTTCGTGTGGAGTGCCGGCAAGCTTGCCTCCGACCCCGATACCGCGACTACCAGGAATCTGATATATGCTCAAAAACAATACGCCGAATCGGTGACGGCGGCAAAACGAGCCGGCGCAAGTTCAGCAACGTACACCCCGAGCATCGAGGCGAAGGCACGGGTGATTCTCGCGCAGATGAAGGTGCCCGGACTCACGGAAAATGCTACGGCGGCGGCGGACTCGCTCATGGCCGGCGGCACCTCGGACCCCCTTGCACTTTACGCCGCCTCTCGGGTATACGCATCCGATGCCGAGCGTAAAGCACAGTCGTTTTCCCTGCTGGAGCAAGCAGCCCAAAGCGTCGGGGACAATGCGGGAGAACTCACACGTGTGATTTATTCCGAATATTCTCGCGCGTTGACGAAGCAGGGAAACAAGCTGAGGGCGGCGAGTTTTCTTGATAAAGCCGCGGTTGTCGCTCCTGCCAATCCGAGCCTATTCGTCGAGTTGGGCGAACTCGAAGAGACGCAATCGAATTGGGTTGAGGCGGGAAAGGCTTACTACCGCGCCCTTGAATACAATCCGAATTTCGAACCGGCGAAACTGCACGTGGCGTCGCTTGTTCAGACGCATTCTCACCAAGCTGCGACGGCGAAGAAGGCGGTTCTCGCCGAATTCTCCTCGAAAAAAGTCGATGCTGTCATAAAAGAAGGCAACTGAGTGGGAAAGGTTCTGTCTATAAAACAGAGGGCCTCCCGTAAGACGACGCTGTATTTACTTGCGGTGAATGTGAGTCTTTGTGCCTTGGTGAGCCTCGTGTTCGCCGGATATTTTCTCGTGGCCAAGCCTCGCATTCTTGCCAAAACGCGCAATACGACGGTTGCACAATCGAAAAGCTCCCTTTACGGTTCGGCGGAAAATCTCCTCAGCCGTCCGCGTTCGGTCGCTCTCGACGCAAAAGGTGAAATGTTCGTGGCCGATACCGGCAACGGTTCAATCGCGGTGATGGATGCGTATGGGCAACGAACGAAAACCATAGGGGCCAAGCAGCTCAAGTCGCCCGTCTCAGTGGCGGTGGCGAAAAACGGCACGCTCTACGTGGTCGATTCCACCCTTAAGGAACTGCTGATTTTCAAAGCCGGTGGCGCGTTTTGGCGGAGCGTATCGTTTGTCGAACAACCTCCGGTATCCGTGACGGTTGCAAAAGACGCCGCTGGGCGAGAACGACTTTATGTGACGACCGCTTCAGGAATCGTGCGCGGAACGCTTGACGGAGTGATGGAGTTCGGCTATTTCAACGCCGGTTCCTCGGGAGCAGAACTCAACACCCCGACTGCAGTATGCGTCCTGCAAGGCAAGAATGCATCGGGGCAGAGAATAGTCGTGGCCGACTCGCTCAACGGGAGAATCGTTGCGCTCGATTCGCATCCGACATCGCCCACCGTTGCGTGGGAGAACGATTCTTTTGTGCTCCCGACCGGTGTGACGACCGACGGGACGCATCTCTATGTCACCGATGCCATGACGGGAACGGTGTCTTCAGTCAATCCCGTGAACGGAACGGTGCAAAAGACTTTTTCCGAGAGGGGAAGAAAAGACGGAAATCTTTATTATCCGAGTGCCGTCGCATATTGTTCCGACACCTTGTATGTCGCCGATACCTACAATGACCGCGTCAGTACATTTTCGACGAAGGCGACCGTTCCTTCGACGCGTGTGATTCTGCCTCTCGAACAAAAGTTGCCGTATGTGCTTCCCTTCATAATTCTGTGCATCGCCGACGTGGTCATCTTCATCCTTTGTGTGCGTCTGCGTACGAAACGCTATGTGCTCGACGTGAGCGTGGCGGAACGAGTGAACGACACGGGGGAGGAAAATCTTCTCGAGCTTTTGACGAACACGGTCTATGTGTCGAGCGGCGTCGAAGGGTTCATCCATCGCACCTTCGCGCGCGCAGCGCTTCGAGTGAAACCGCTCAAGGTGTCTTCGAAGGATATAGAGCGCATAACAGAAAAGTATCCTCACCTCGATCGTTTCGATATCGAGACGCTTGCTTTGTGCCGGAAGATGGGTACCGGTGCGCTGTTGATTTCGAACCGGCCCGATGTGATCGGTGCGGCTCGTGAAATCGACATCGAGGCGCAGTCCTTTGACGAGTTGACGGCGACGGCGCGAGATATTCGATATGAGGAACATCCTCACATTGAGGATTCATCCGATGAAGGTTTCGCCGGAATCGGATTTACACTTGTTGTCGTGCTCATCGCGCTATCGGTTGCATTCGTGCCGGTTCTTGCCGGGGCGGCCGATGTCGCCACCTCCGCACAGGGGGCGAAGATGACGGTGACGTTATCGAAACTTCCCTCTCCGACGGGCATGAAGAGCGTCGAGGGTACGGCGAATATCAAAGCGTCCGGGAACGTCGGAACTCTTTTTAGCTACCATGACGACATGACAAGACCGTGCTCCGTGTGTCACGAATCGACGGCACCCGGTGAAGCGACGCTTCTCACGGACTCGGTGTCGCAGTGCCAGTATTGTCACACTTCGTCGGGTATCGCACCGAACACGCAAACCTATACCGCCGAAAACGGGAATGCGAGCAGCCTCGGTGCCGACAATTCGGGGCACGCCATCGGGGTACATGACGGAATTCCCGCGTCGGGAGAGACCGGCTACTATGATCTATCATGCACCTCCTGCCATGCACAGCACGGTGGGAAAAAAGTGGCGCAGTGCGTCGATTGCCACACGAAGGCCACCTCGAAAAGTGCGCCTTCAGACGTGAGCGAAGACACGTTCAGTCTCACGAAAAGCGTCACCGCCCATGCGCGGCAGACGGGGGTGGATAACGGCGCCGGTAATCATGCCACCCTTGCTTGCGTCGCATGTCATCGAGGAGATCTGAGCGTGAGCAACGGGTGTAAGGAATGCCATTACACTACAGCGGATTTCGATAAAGATACGCAACGCTCCGGTGCGCTCAACGACTGGCCGCATACGTCCCGCAACGATACGGCACTTCTCGGGAATTGGACGACGAGTTCGAAAGTCGATACGCTCGGCGAAAAAGTCGCACCGACCGCAGGTAAGATGTCCCTTGAAAATCAGACACGTTCGATTTGTGGTCGGTGCCATACGACTCCGGACGGGACGAACTATTACAAGTCGATCCACACGCTCAAGCATGACGCCGTCGTTCTTGGAAGCGCCTCGATGCTCACCTCGAAAACGACCACCTCGACACTTCAAAAAATAAGCCCGGGCTATGTCGGGACCGGCATATATAAAACTGCCGCGCATTTTAAGAAAAGCTTCAATTTCGGACCCGATGGCGGTTCATATGAGAACGTTTCCTGCGCGCAGTGTCACTATTCCGATGTTCAGACCGAGCACACCATGCGTTCGAAGAAAGGCTGTCAATCCTGTCATGTCGCATCTGCGAGCGGGCAGACCGATTGGACGCAGGTTGAAGCCGGCATGACGACCGATTCGTTTGCGACATGCGGAACCACGCAAAGTGCCTGCCACCTCAAAGACTGGCATGGAAACAATCCGACACGTGTGGAAAAATCGCACGCGCTTGTCGCCGCGCACGGGAAAACGCTGAAGGCGTCGAGTTGTGCGGGCTCCGATGTGTCGCAAACAAGTTGCCACGGTTCCAAGAGCATCAGCTCTCTGTTCAATTTCGGGAGTGTCGATATAGCTTCGGCACACAACGATTACTGGTTTGGGGAAAATGTCGCAGGGAATACGAACAAACAGTATACGAAGACTATCGATCAGTTGACCGATGTGCGCGGGTGCGGGCTTTGTCATAATAAGAGGAGTTCGACTGTTGCCGGCGCGTCGGCGAGGGCTGCTGCGAAATCATCGAACGCAATATTCGACTGTGCGACATGCCATAACGACAGAACGAAAATTTATGCCGAGTCATTGTGTTACAAAGCTCCTAAGACCGCATCGACGGAGAAAACCGCCGAGAATAAGAAAACCGAGAGCGAAAAAGTGACCGCAGAGGCGAAAAGTTACCTCGATAATCTCGCGGTTCAAAATGAAAGCTCGCAGGCGCAGACATCGAAGGCGGAAGGAATGCTCGAGGGCGCGGCAATTGAAAGCACTTTGAAATCGATTCCACCGGAATTCTTACCGGTTTCACGACCGTTCTCCTTGAGTTCGCCGTTTTCAATCATGCGAATATACCTCTTGCCCTATCCTTCGATCATGAACCGTAGTACGAACAACTGGGAAGACGTCTAGCATCCCTGCGCAATCGGAGGTGTTTTCCGCCGCATTCATCCTGCACAAGATTGTAATATCTGTCTATAATGAAACGATATGAATTTTGAATAACTGTGAAGGGATGACGAAGACATGGCCCAACCGACCGTAGACTACATATGGAAAGACGGAGAAATCATCGCGTGGGATGATGCAAAGGTACATGTGCTGACTCACGGACTTCACTACGGTTCCGGCGTATTTGAGGGTATTCGTTGCTATGCGACTTCCGAGGGACCGCAGGTCTTTCGACTTCGCGAGCATATGGAGCGCCTCGAGCGAAGCGCCCGTATGATGTATATGGAAATCGGCTATACCGTCGATGAGATGATGCAAGCCGTCATCGACATAATCAAGGTGAACAAGGTCGATTCCTGCTATATACGTCCGCTTGTTTATCGCGGTTATGGATCGATGGGTGTCAACCCGCTCCAAGCGCCGGTCGATTTCTTCATAGCCATTTGGCCGTGGGATACGTATTTGGGTGAAGAAGCGCTTACGCAAGGCGTCAAAGTCGGCATATCGAGCTGGCGTAAACATTCGCCCAACTCGCTTCCACCTGCGATTAAGGCTACGGGCAACTATACGAACAGTTCTTTTGCCAAAATCGAGGCTCTGCACCACGGCTATAATGAGGCCATTTTACTCAACGAGGCCGGAAAAGTTTGCGAAGGCACCGGTGAGAACCTTTTCATCGTGAAGAACGACGTTCTCTACACCCCGCCGGTAAGCGACGGCATTCTCGAAGGAATCACTCGTGACTCGGTCATGAAGATTGCACGCGATATGGGCTATGAAGTCGTCGAGCGTTCGATGGTTCGAAGTGAACTTTATACGGCTGACGAGTTCTTCATGACGGGATCGGCCGCAGAACTCGTCCCCGTCAACTCGGTCGACGAAATCAAGATCGGTTCAGGTGTCGCCGGGCCTATCACCATGAAGCTCCAAAAGGCATATTTCGCCGCGGCGAAGGGCGAGAGTGTAAATTATAAAGGCTGGCTGACCGGTGTCGAGTAAAGGTATCCATGAATTGCGAGATGCGTAAGACAGTACTCTATGACACGACCCTTCGCGATGGAATGCAACGCGAAGGGGCATCTCTGTCAGTTGACGATAAGCTTAGAATCGCACAACGACTCGATGTTCTCGGTATCGATTATATCGAAGGCGGTTTTCCCGGCTCCAATCCCAAAGACGCCGAGTTCTTTCGCCGTGCGCTCGAGCTCGAACTCGCACATGCGCGCATCGTCGCTTTCGGAACGATTGCTCGCAAAGGAAATAAAGCGTCAAATGATCCCGGGCTTTCCGCAATCGTCGATTCCGGCGTATCGACCGTATGCATCGTCGCAAAATCCTCTCGCACGCAAGTCGAACGAACGCTTGGAATGACACCTCAAGATAACCTTGCCCAGTTGAAAGACTCGGTGAGTTTTTTGAAAGACTCGGGTTTGACGGTGTTCGTGGACGCCGAACATTATTTCGATGGATTCAAAATCGATTCCGCCTACGCGCTTTCAGTGGTCGAATGCGCCTATCGCGCGGGAGCGATAGGGGTAACGCTTTGCGATACAAACGGAGGGATTCTTCCTTTCGAAGTATCGGATATCGTAAGCCGGACGCTCTCGACAATCGAGCCGCTCGGTAACGAGCGTCTTCTCGGCGTGCATTTTCACAACGATGCCGCGTGCGGAGTCGCCGATACATTGACGGCGGTTCACGCCGGGGCCATGTTGGTCCAAGGGTCGGTGAACGGCTACGGTGAGAGATGCGGCAATGCGGACATGCTCGCGATAATCGCCGGACTGGTTTTGAAAATGGGGGATACGTGTGTGACTCCCAAACAGCTCGGCGGATTGACTTCAATAAGTAAATTCGTCGCCGATACGCTGAACATCGCCCCCGATCATTTCCAACCTTATGTCGGGTCGAGTGCTTTTGCGCACAAGGGCGGAATACACGCGAGCGGGATCGAACGCATGTCGTCGGCTTATCAGCACATCGAACCTTCCGCCGTCGGGAATTTTGCGAAAATCGTCGTTTCCGAATTGGCGGGGAAAGCTTCTTTGAGAATGCGCGCCGAGGAACTCGGCTTTCAGCTCGAGGATGCAACAGCCGCCTCGGTATTGGAAGCGATCAAGGATCGTGAGTACGAAGGTTATTCCTTCGAGGCGGCCGACGGATCTCTGGCGATGATGCTCGCCAAGCAGAGCGGCACCTACAAGCCGACGTTTACGCTCGAATCGTTTCGCGTCATCGCTGAAAAGCGTGAAGACGGGCGGGTCATGACCGAGGCGACCATCAAGATTTTGGTCGGTGAGAGGCGCTTCATTGCGACCGCGGAAGGAAACGGTCCGGTCAATGCGCTCGATAAGGCCCTGCGCAAAGCGATAGGGAGCTTTTACCCTGAGCTTGCACGCATCAGTTTGACGGACTACAAAGTGCGCGTACTCGATGAGCGAAAAGGAACCGATGCGGTCACCAGGGTACTGATAGAATCGGGCGATTCCGACGGCACGTGGGGTAGCGTCGGAGTAAGTGAAAACATTATCGAGGCTTCATGGGAAGCACTTGTCGATTCAATAGATTACGGGTTGACCAAACATGATGAAAAACAGATTCCAGGGTCTCAATAGAAGAGAAAAGGCGCTGTTTTCCTCGAGTTTCTTTCACGGGCTCGGTGTGGAGACGGCCTACTTCGTCGGTATAACCGGCTATGCAGCTTACAATTTGAATGCAGGTCCCGCGCTCATCGCAACGGTGATGCTTTGCGTCAACTTCGCACAAATTATCGGCAGTTTCGTTGCAGGAAGCCTCGTCGACAAGTTCGGACCGCGCAAGGTGGTTATCGCCGCCGCAGGGCTTACCGTCGCCGTTTCGCTGTCTTCGATGTTCATCGGCGAGAAAATTGTGCTGTTCATGGCGTTTGCCGCTGCGCTCGGAGCTTTGCTCTCGACTTCGAAAACCGCCTATAACGCCTATGCCCCCTATGTCGAGGAAGGGCGTGAAGGTCTCAAAAAAATCAATGCACTCGTCTTGCTCGGATCATACATCTCCGCGATTTTCGGCCCGCTCATCGGAGGTTTCATCGTAGGAAAGTTTCCGACGATGACGGTGTTCTTGTTCGCGGCGGTCGCCGTCGTCGTATCCCTTATGTGCGCAATCATCGCCACCGAGCAGCATAAACCCGAGGTGGTTCGCGATAAGTCGCATCCCCTGCGAGAAGCGACGGAAGGCATGCGTCTGATATTTTCCGAACCGGCGCTGCGCTACTTTTTGGTTGTGGGCATAATATTGTGGTTCTCATTTGGGGCGTTTGACGCGCTCGAATCGCTGTACTACAAAGACGTCGTCGGAGCCGGTATTCAATGGATGGGCTGGATCAACGCGATGATCGGAGTCGGCCTCGTCGTCGGTGTTCTCGTGTTGTCGAGGATTCCGGCTCGTCGCATCAATTCGGTTTTGCTCGCCGTGTTCGTCGGATTGGTCGGCGCCGGCTCGATTCTGTATGTCGCCACTCGCAGCGTGTATGCCGTCATGGCCGGTGGATTTATCCTCGGCGTCGCCTTCGGCGTAGCCGAGCCCATGATGCGTACGCTCGTACAGGCGACGGCTCCACTTGAATCGGTCGGCCGTGTGCTGGGTAGTCTTCAAACCATTCGTATCGGTTTTGCGCTCATCCCTCTTGCGCTCTCACCGTTTTTGGCGAAACTTCTCGGCGTGCAAGGAGTCTTGCTGGGGGCCTCGATTCTTACGGTCGCACTGTCGATTTGTCTGATTCCCTTGGCGCGCCGCGTCGATATCACGGCAGGTGTGGCGATACCCGGCGATCGAATCGATCCGCTTGCAGAAGGGGAGGATATCGCTCCTCACGACCGTGCACCCATCGGTCAAGAATAAGGTGTTCAGATGCCGAGTAACAAGCCATTAGCGGTATAATACAAGGCACGTGGCCGAGCTTTTCGGTCTTCTCAACTCTCACCGGATGCTTAAGGATTTTCTATGCGCAAGCGATACTTCTTTCCTGCGATTATTTTGTTTTTTTCCGTCATCGGAGGATACAGTGCGAAATACTTTACCGGAAGTCAGTCGCAGTTCGCCTCGTTGAATTCAGTGTTTCTGTGCCTTGCCGCCATCATGGCGGGCGGATGTCTCGCATACGAATTTTTCGGAAAGAAGAAGGTCGCGGACGGTTCGGCGCTTTCAGGTCGATTTTCCCTGCTTTCGGTGGCGGGAATCGCCTTCATTGCATGGGGCTGGATAAGCTCTGCGGTCAGCGGTAGGTTCTGGTCCGCCTTCTTCGGCATGCCCACTTCGCTTGTTGGCATGCTCACGATAACCGCGATAGCCGTCATCGGGTGGTATGCTGTGCGCCACAGTGATGCATTGACCGAGATATTGTCGCTGGCGGCGCCTGTTGTGCTGTTTGTGACTGCCGTGATTGCCTTCATCATTCCGATAATCAATTCCGCCGACAAGTACCTCGTCGATGCGGAACATCTCGGCTTCGGTAACTTGTCCGAATTGGGGCTGTTCTTCGTGGTGCTGAGCGTCTTCACTCTCAACATGCAGTATCCTCTCTTGAAGAAGCGTTTCAATCTCGAACTCGGATTACGTTTCGCCATCGTTTTATTCACTTTGATGGTTATGTATTCCAGTCGTATGCTCACCGGCATCGTGATGATAATCGGGATACTTATTTGGTTTTTAATCACGCAGATCGTGACGTCGAAAAAGGCAAGGACCGCACTGGGATGGGGTGGCTCCGCAGCCGTGGTCATGCTCACCGTCGGTGCGACGTATGCAGGGCTAAACAAATTGATATCAAGCGAATTCTTCGATATCAGGTTGCAATTGTGGAGGATGGCTGTCTCAATCCTGAAAAATCGTCCCGTGTTCGGCTATGGTGCAGACGGCTTTTTCGGAGGAGCGGCAACGGTCGCTAAACCGTTGAATTGGTTCGGTGGCGATGCCCTGCATCTCACAGACGGTACGACCGACCCGCATAACGTGCTTGTTTTGATGACGGTTTCCTTCGGACTCGTAGGGCTGGCATTGATTCTCTCGTGGTTTGGACTGTGGATTGCGAAAAGTCTGAAAAACTCCGATGTCGCGTCAGGCTATGCGCCTGCTTTCGCCGCTTCGCTCGCATCGGCCTATATTCTGCTGACCATGCCTGCGACCGTCAATTTATTGCCGCTGGTTGCGATATGTTTCGCACTTTCTGCGAGTGGTTCTTCGCAGGACTCATCCGGATTCAACCTCGGAAAATCAGGGGCTACGATAAAGAAAATCGGAACGGTCGTTGCGCTGTGCCTCATTTTATCAGGCACTGCCGATGTGCTCGGGAGGATTGCGCTCGGTCCGGTCGTCTACCTGTCGGGCACCTCGTTCGAGCGCGCCATCGCCCTTGAACAAGTGTACGGATTCGATCCGTACTTCGCGCATCAGGTCAATCTCGCCTATGCGTATTCTTCGGCGACGGGTGCCGCGCTGGCGGAGCAAACGGCGACCTTCAAGTCGCTGAAGACCGAATCGGCTGAGACGGGCGATGAAACGAACCCCTATTACACGCTCGTTTATGCGAACGCCGCCTATAAAGCCGGCTTTACAAAAACGCAGCGCGGTGTTGCAGCTTCGACGGCCGACAGACTGCACCAAATACTGCTGGAACAGGCGGCGAAAACATTTCCCAAACAACCTGATATAAACATCGAGCTTGCCATTGCCAGTGTGGTTGAAGGCGATCTCGTCACCGCCAAAACCGCACTCGCCGTGGTGGAAGAGTTCGGCACATACGGACAACGGATTTGGGGTGTGCCGATAAAGGAAGTCCGGTCGGCGCTCGACAAAGCGAATCAATGAAGTAGTGAGGATCGATACCATGCCCGGTCAAGACAAAGTGAGAACACCCGAAGTCGAACAACTCCTCACGGCTCTTCGGTCGCTTAATGACAACGATGAGCTCTATGCTCTTCTCGTCGATTTGGCGACCTTTCGAGAGATTCAAGAGATGTCGCAACGGCTCGAGGTCGCACGCTTGCTGAGCGCCGGTGAGCTGTATATGTCCATTCAAAAAATAACAGGTGCCTCCGCAACGACGGTGGCGCGCGTTTCAAAATGTCTCAATTACGGCGAGGGCGGCTACGAAACCGTACTTTCTCGTATTGCGGAATAATTCAAGGGAGTTTTAATGTCGTCGTTCGTTCATTTGCATACCCACACCGAGTACTCGATGCTCGACGGTGCCGCATCCACGCGCAGTTTGTTGTTGCGGGCCAAGGAATTGGATATGCCTGCGCTCGCCATAACCGACCACGGGTATATGTACGGTGCAATCGACTTTTATAAAAATGCCGTCGATATAGGCGTGAAACCCATTATCGGATGTGAGGTCTATTTCACGCCGAATTCACGGGTTGAGAGAAACGGAAAGCCGAGTCTGTATCACTTGTTGCTGCTTGCGCGCAACAATGAAGGATATAAAAACCTCATGGCGATTTGTTCCGAAGCCGCCGTCAACGGGTACTATTACAAACCTCGTGTCGACGCCGAACTTTTGGAAAAGTACTCGAGCGGTCTTATCGCGACCTCCGCATGCTTGAGCGGCGTCATTCCCAAATCGTTCGAAGTCGGTGCCGCCGATGAAGCACGGCGCTGGGCGGAGTATTATACGCGCGTGTTCGACCCGGGCTGTTTTTACTTGGAAGTGCAAGAGCAAAACATAACCACCAACCTCGGTGTCACGCAAGGTCAGCTCAACAAAGCCATCGCCAGCCTCGGCCAAGAAATGGGAC from Coriobacteriia bacterium includes these protein-coding regions:
- a CDS encoding transposase → HIAAENRTSQAGFKCTACGHEANADVNAACNILAAGYAVLACGEIVQPDFSMNQEPAEAIQAYA
- a CDS encoding carbonic anhydrase, coding for MSEIVLVIVGDGGHSKVVCESARAAGLSNLCVIDENAGDSLERTAATATHFLVAIGDNETRARVFERALAAGLLPYSLIDPTAVVASSAVIGRGVFIAPRAVVNPFATIEDDAIINTGAIVEHDCVVSAHGFVAPGAVMCGACRLGEYAFLGANATMIPLVELGRHSIAGAGATITKSFGDFVLVSDTPAQKRKAVSS
- a CDS encoding DegT/DnrJ/EryC1/StrS family aminotransferase; protein product: MNESFATSMQWPGWPVIPAEGIEAVSRVLSSGKINYWTGNECKSFEHAYAAYVGVPYALAVANGTLALELALSAFGVGEGDEVIVPSRTFIATASAVVRVGAIPVIADIDPSTNNLTALSVAQVLTPRTKAIICVHLGGYPVDMDSVISLAEQVGAVVIEDCGQAHGATYKGRAIGSLGDAGCFSFCQDKILPLGEGGLITFKDEAAYKCAWAQRDHGRSYDKAHDTSVGSNSAEFEYLTDRFGTNARLGEMEGALGRVMLDYLDEYHEQRTVNANHLARAFEDIRGIRALVPSACETASGTNHAFYRLYARIDVKNLKSDWSRNRVIAEINRRGAPCQYGSSALIGKEQAFQRFADVNRESLVGAHVADAESIVFYVHPTLNEQHMAHVADVVSAVLFEAMSGE
- a CDS encoding cytochrome c3 family protein → MGKVLSIKQRASRKTTLYLLAVNVSLCALVSLVFAGYFLVAKPRILAKTRNTTVAQSKSSLYGSAENLLSRPRSVALDAKGEMFVADTGNGSIAVMDAYGQRTKTIGAKQLKSPVSVAVAKNGTLYVVDSTLKELLIFKAGGAFWRSVSFVEQPPVSVTVAKDAAGRERLYVTTASGIVRGTLDGVMEFGYFNAGSSGAELNTPTAVCVLQGKNASGQRIVVADSLNGRIVALDSHPTSPTVAWENDSFVLPTGVTTDGTHLYVTDAMTGTVSSVNPVNGTVQKTFSERGRKDGNLYYPSAVAYCSDTLYVADTYNDRVSTFSTKATVPSTRVILPLEQKLPYVLPFIILCIADVVIFILCVRLRTKRYVLDVSVAERVNDTGEENLLELLTNTVYVSSGVEGFIHRTFARAALRVKPLKVSSKDIERITEKYPHLDRFDIETLALCRKMGTGALLISNRPDVIGAAREIDIEAQSFDELTATARDIRYEEHPHIEDSSDEGFAGIGFTLVVVLIALSVAFVPVLAGAADVATSAQGAKMTVTLSKLPSPTGMKSVEGTANIKASGNVGTLFSYHDDMTRPCSVCHESTAPGEATLLTDSVSQCQYCHTSSGIAPNTQTYTAENGNASSLGADNSGHAIGVHDGIPASGETGYYDLSCTSCHAQHGGKKVAQCVDCHTKATSKSAPSDVSEDTFSLTKSVTAHARQTGVDNGAGNHATLACVACHRGDLSVSNGCKECHYTTADFDKDTQRSGALNDWPHTSRNDTALLGNWTTSSKVDTLGEKVAPTAGKMSLENQTRSICGRCHTTPDGTNYYKSIHTLKHDAVVLGSASMLTSKTTTSTLQKISPGYVGTGIYKTAAHFKKSFNFGPDGGSYENVSCAQCHYSDVQTEHTMRSKKGCQSCHVASASGQTDWTQVEAGMTTDSFATCGTTQSACHLKDWHGNNPTRVEKSHALVAAHGKTLKASSCAGSDVSQTSCHGSKSISSLFNFGSVDIASAHNDYWFGENVAGNTNKQYTKTIDQLTDVRGCGLCHNKRSSTVAGASARAAAKSSNAIFDCATCHNDRTKIYAESLCYKAPKTASTEKTAENKKTESEKVTAEAKSYLDNLAVQNESSQAQTSKAEGMLEGAAIESTLKSIPPEFLPVSRPFSLSSPFSIMRIYLLPYPSIMNRSTNNWEDV
- a CDS encoding branched-chain amino acid transaminase, translated to MAQPTVDYIWKDGEIIAWDDAKVHVLTHGLHYGSGVFEGIRCYATSEGPQVFRLREHMERLERSARMMYMEIGYTVDEMMQAVIDIIKVNKVDSCYIRPLVYRGYGSMGVNPLQAPVDFFIAIWPWDTYLGEEALTQGVKVGISSWRKHSPNSLPPAIKATGNYTNSSFAKIEALHHGYNEAILLNEAGKVCEGTGENLFIVKNDVLYTPPVSDGILEGITRDSVMKIARDMGYEVVERSMVRSELYTADEFFMTGSAAELVPVNSVDEIKIGSGVAGPITMKLQKAYFAAAKGESVNYKGWLTGVE